A single genomic interval of Spinacia oleracea cultivar Varoflay chromosome 6, BTI_SOV_V1, whole genome shotgun sequence harbors:
- the LOC110778117 gene encoding uncharacterized protein — protein MATGEMTIAEMKAAYEKAQAELAQERASNETLQKELESLKSNKHQSRYKGGKPKKLTFEMPDDFEDVTDDEEETREEEDKEAPDPVTQRLNKMDARMTKHYSRLMKLMTRFPGAPTPVETEPTDGTAIEAFKRGLIPNSELYREITKYPCATFEEVRSRATAQMRIEDDEVIRTASQRSIGGSSDRRSYTPRNNNWRHQPYVRQNQVQSVNQYYDTNNVYRNERVEHPNISDYGFNVDIGGVVNALQNVGGTVRWPRKNDRPDSMKDMSKWCDFHRDNGHTTEECISLRKEVAYLLKRGHLKELLSDKGKETFSKEQTTLPGPATSSERPDPPPFSKVVNVISGGSDICGLTSSAAKKINRGESETVEEGQTEDEAALHRSLTAMAITFDDSDSVDTQREHHDGLVISLPIGNALIKRILVDNGSSANVLFLEALQEMGLEEKNIVRRSTVLVGFSGEALRTVGEISLPTYAEGVNMMTKFNVVDCPSAYNVILGRPWIHKMKAVPSTYHQSIKFPTKWGVMEIKGQQRDAKKCYETALKPSKSPI, from the exons ATGGCTACTGGAGAGATGACGATCGCAGAGATGAAGGCGGCTTACGAGAAAGCCCAAGCCGAGCTAGCCCAAGAGAGGGCATCCAATGAAACCCTCCAGAAAGAGCTCGAATCTCTAAAGAGCAACAAGCACCAGTCCCGCTACAAAGGTGGGAAGCCAAAAAAGCTAACGTTCGAGATGCCCGATGACTTTGAAGATGTGACCGACGATGAGGAGGAAACCCGTGAGGAAGAAGACAAAGAAGCTCCCGATCCGGTGACCCAACGCCTGAACAAGATGGATGCACGCATGACAAAGCACTATTCCCGCCTGATGAAGTTGATGACCAGGTTCCCCGGGGCACCTACACCAGTGGAGACCGAGCCGACCGACGG GACTGCTATTGAGGCGTTCAAGAGAGGCCTCATCCCCAATTCGGAGCTATACCGGGAAATAACCAAATATCCCTGTGCAACTTTCGAAGAGGTGCGATCAAGGGCCACCGCCCAGATGCGAATCGAAGACGACGAGGTTATCCGAACAGCATCTCAACGATCGATAGGGGGCAGCAGCGACAGAAGATCGTACACCCCAAGGAACAACAATTGGCGACACCAACCATATGTTCGGCAAAACCAGGTACAAAGTGTCAATCAGTATTATGATACTAACAATGTTTACAGGAACGAGCGGGTCGAACACCCTAACATCTCCGACTACGGCTTCAACGTCGACATTGGAGGTGTGGTGAACGCCCTTCAAAATGTAGGTGGAACAGTCAGATGGCCCCGGAAGAACGACAGACCGGACTCCATGAAGGACATGAGCAAATGGTGCGACTTCCACCGCGACAACGGACACACAACCGAGGAATGCATCTCCCTCAGAAAGGAAGTCGCATACCTCCTGAAACGGGGGCATCTAAAGGAACTGCTGAGCGACAAGGGAAAAGAAACATTTTCCAAAGAGCAAACCACCCTGCCCGGCCCAGCGACAAGCAGCGAGCGACCAGACCCACCACCATTCAGTAAAGTGGTAAATGTTATTTCCGGTGGTTCAGATATTTGTGGACTAACCtcttctgcagctaaaaaaATTAACAGGGGCGAATCTGAGACCGTAGAAGAGGGACAAACCGAAGACGAGGCCGCACTACACAGGTCCCTGACCGCAATGGCTATCACTTTCGACGATTCAGATTCTGTAGATACACAGCGGGAGCACCACGACGGGTTGGTAATATCTCTCCCAATAGGGAACGCATTGATCAAAAGGATACTGGTCGACAACGGAAGCTCAGCCAACGTACTGTTCTTGGaagcactacaagaaatgggATTAGAAGAGAAAAACATAGTACGGAGATCAACAGTCCTGGTAGGGTTCAGTGGAGAAGCACTACGGACGGTAGGAGAGATATCGCTGCCTACATACGCAGAAGGCGTCAACATGATGACCAAGTTCAACGTCGTCGATTGTCCATCAGCGTACAACGTCATCCTAGGACgaccatggatccacaaaatgaaaGCAGTGCCATCAACATATCACCAATCAATCAAGTTTCCAACCAAGTGGGGggtcatggaaatcaaagggCAGCAAAGGGATGCGAAGAAATGTTACGAGACAGCACTGAAACCATCCAAGTCACccatctag
- the LOC110778114 gene encoding beta-glucosidase 10 has product MKKSSFNVYHHLLLYSSLLIWAADLVGVGAKIYNRNDFPTDFIFGSGTSSYQVEGAAFEDGRKASVFDTFAHSWKPLEGRHGDVTSDGYHNYKKDVELMAETGLDAYRFSISWSRLIPDGRGIVNPKGLEYYNNLIDELISHGIQPHATLMHLDTPQVLEDEYGGFLSARIIEDFTAYADVCFKEFGDRVVYWTTINEPNIFALGGYDNGASPPGRCSYPFGILNCTKGNSTTEPYLAAHNMLLAHASAAKLYKQRYQGKQHGIIGFSFYAYHFIPSTDSTKDKIATQRAHEFFIGWFMHPLMYGDYPRIMKKNVGYRLPIFTKRQSDLVKGSLDFIGVNYYTAILVTHRDLSPEPRDYVADMGTKWIYYNYTSDSPMEVTTFPVIPWALQGFLEYFKNVYNNPPIYIYENGQMTEHDTIVDDPSRVEYLQAHIGGLLDAVRNGSNTKGYFVWSFLDLFEMLYGYKYSFGLYYVDFNDPNRTRYAKLSQRWYSGFLKGETVTTDDEGNQPQNISTTIRTITDSDDKVSTSGV; this is encoded by the exons atgaaaaagtcAAGCTTTAATGTctatcatcatcttcttctttaCTCTAGCCTCTTAATTTGGGCGGCAGATTTAGTTGGTGTTGGCGCCAAAATATACAACCGTAACGACTTCCCAACTGATTTCATCTTTGGTTCTGGTACCTCGTCTTATCAG gTGGAGGGAGCAGCATTTGAGGATGGAAGGAAAGCAAGCGTCTTTGATACTTTTGCGCATTCTT GGAAACCTTTGGAAGGCCGTCATGGAGATGTAACATCTGACGGGTATCACAATTACAAG AAAGATGTTGAACTGATGGCAGAAACAGGATTAGATGCATACCGATTCTCTATCTCCTGGTCAAGACTAATACCTG ATGGCAGAGGAATTGTTAACCCTAAGGGTTTGGAATACTACAACAACCTTATTGATGAACTCATTAGCCATG GGATCCAACCACATGCTACATTAATGCACTTGGATACACCACAGGTGTTAGAGGATGAATACGGAGGTTTTCTCAGTGCGCGAATTAT AGAAGATTTCACTGCGTATGCTGATGTTTGCTTTAAAGAATTTGGTGATAGAGTTGTATATTGGACTACAATCAATGAACCCAATATATTCGCCTTAGGTGGTTATGATAATGGCGCTTCACCTCCTGGTAGATGCTCTTACCCTTTCGGAATTCTTAACTGCACGAAAGGAAACTCAACAACTGAGCCGTATCTTGCTGCTCATAATATGTTGCTAGCTCATGCATCAGCTGCGAAACTTTACAAGCAGAGGTATCAG GGAAAACAGCATGGCATCATAGGGTTTAGTTTTTACGCGTATCATTTTATTCCTTCAACAGATTCTACAAAAGATAAAATTGCAACACAAAGAGCGCATGAATTTTTTATTGGCTG GTTCATGCATCCCTTGATGTATGGAGATTATCCAAGAATAATGAAGAAAAATGTTGGTTATCGGCTCCCTATTTTCACCAAAAGGCAATCAGATTTAGTGAAGGGGTCATTAGACTTTATTGGGGTGAATTACTACACCGCCATTTTGGTCACACACAGAGATCTTAGCCCGGAGCCAAGAGATTATGTAGCTGACATGGGAACAAAATGGATCT ATTATAATTATACTAGTGATTCACCAATGGAAGTG ACTACATTCCCGGTTATACCATGGGCTCTGCAAGGATTCctggaatatttcaagaatgttTACAACAATCctcctatttatatttatgaAAATG GTCAAATGACAGAACATGACACAATAGTAGATGATCCATCAAGAGTAGAGTATTTGCAAGCTCATATTGGAGGTCTGCTTGATGCAGTGAG AAACGGATCGAATACAAAAGGGTACTTTGTTTGGTCATTCTTGGATTTATTTGAGATGTTATACGGCTATAAATACAGCTTCGGCCTATATTATGTCGATTTCAATGATCCAAATCGGACCAGGTATGCTAAGCTGTCTCAGAGATGGTACTCTGGATTTTTGAAAGGGGAAACTGTTACCACGGATGATGAAGGAAACCAACCTCAAAATATATCCACAACCATTAGAACAATTACGGATTCAGATGATAAGGTATCTACTTCAGGTGTATAA